The Xiphophorus couchianus chromosome 14, X_couchianus-1.0, whole genome shotgun sequence genome includes a region encoding these proteins:
- the LOC114157604 gene encoding zinc finger protein 774-like, translated as MSISDLRGIITERLGSATREVLAAVERTVAGYEQEATGFRREIDRQRRQLELLQPQVRLTRGANEPIPDLQSQEEEGGEEEEQQPSGEAAESHSLPGNVSDEGAEPTTTFTLNQEDVKDRHNGNPPRKRLNTSKLYSLRGTIAKLLRRATRDVLAAVEGAEAAPAPGCRRENDGQRRQLELQPDGPTQEVEVVVEEEEQQLTGRTHLETGSHRTRTRTRTCSQSDELLGSGVECEPLNDEDDGGDEEPVNASRLKQEDLTDPDYQIPSRSAQVRGHPGGRRPGRPRLSVSADHLALRVRILEDSRTRVLSKAVFQRSTVLDLQCPRGLSEPGFLDLLRSRCPLLAAGRPFDVFIAAKNRRLQPLAARSLTPEQICCSHRSGGNPTLYIRLKESEEPSSADAAVMKRDKTDLHSCPVDSSEEADPRLDAEDDTWSPDPEPQTAKRSRKRKEKRATQLTLESKRSCKVCGAWYRQLGSLISHVWNHAGDPQGVCGACGEKFESADELKEHLRNHQKVHSCQHCGKTFVSVQSLNLHEAKHTGESRFKCGVCSKTFTNMASLNYHQWLHVEDKPHKCDVCLKTFGLESHLVSHKKLHTVKEKHVCDVCNRSFRLRRAMTQHRLTHSDDKQYACDVCGKRFKLEGSLKVHAKTHTERDRTFLCHVCCRTFLWKGTLMAHLKTHSSVRPFVCAVCTKGFWFKCDLKKHMRIHSDEAPYECSECGRRFKQKANLDSHIKIHLGIKRFVCAECGKECSRREHLKVHMRTHNGDKPYKCSVCDRAFTQSHCLKTHMKSHPTEGNLDLDPTQTQEMDENPALDPSQSHEMEGDPVLDPSET; from the exons ATGAGTATAAGTGACCTGAGAGGGATAATCACGGAGCGGCTGGGCTCGGCGACCAGAGAGGTGCTGGCGGCGGTGGAGCGGACCGTGGCCGGCTACGAGCAGGAGGCGACGGGCTTCAGGCGGGAGATCGACCGCCAGAGGAggcagctggagctgctgcagccgcAGGTCAGGCTGACCAGAGGGG CCAACGAGCCGATCCCAGATCtgcagagccaggaggaggaaggaggtgaggaagaggagcagcagcccAGCG GTGAGGCAGCTGAGAGTCACAGTCTACCTGGGAACGTTTCTGATGAAGGGGCGGAGCCAACGACGACCTTCACGCTGAACCAGGAAGACGTGAAGGACAGACATAATGGGAATCCACCAAG gAAGCGACTCAACACGTCTAAACTCTACAGTCTGAGAGGGACGATCGCGAAGCTGCTGAGGCGGGCGACCCGAGACGTGCTGGCGGCGGTGGAGGGGGCCGAGGCGGCGCCGGCGCCGGGCTGCAGGCGGGAGAATGACGGCCAGAGGAggcagctggagctgcagccaG ATGGGCCGACCCAGGAAGTGGAGGTCGtcgtggaggaagaggagcagcagctcacAGGGAGGACTCACCTGGAAACTGGTtcacacagaaccagaaccagaaccagaacctgcagccaatcagacgaACTGCTGGGTTCGGGTGTGGAGTGTGAGCCGCTGAACGATGAAGACGATGGTGGTGATGAAGAGCCAGTAAACGCCTCCAGGCTGAAACAAGAAGACCTGACGGACCCGGACTACCAGATCCCTTCAAG GTCGgctcaggtcagaggtcatcctgGAGGCCGGCGGCCCGGCAGACCTCGGCTCAGCGTCTCAGCGGACCACCTGGCGCTACGGGTCCGGATCCTGGAGGATTCCCGGACCAGAGTCCTGTCCAAGGCCG TGTTTCAGCGCAGCACGGTTCTGGACCTGCAGTGCCCCCGCGGGCTGTCGGAGCCGGGCTTCCTGGACCTGCTGCGCTCacgctgccccctgctggcggcCGGACGGCCCTTCGACGTCTTCATCGCCGCCAAGAACCGGCGGCTGCAGCCGCTGGCGGCGCGGAGCCTGACGCCGGAGCAGATCTGCTGCAGCCACCGCTCAGGCGGGAACCCGACGCTCTACATCCGGCTTAAG gaaaGCGAGGAGCCATCTTCAGCCGACGCTGCGGTGATGAAGAGAGATAAAACCGACCTTCATTCCTG CCCTGTTGACAGTAGTGAGGAAGCCGACCCACGCCTTGATGCTGAAGATGACACCTGGAGCCCTGACCCTGAACCCCAGACCGCCAAAAGGTCGAGGAAACGGAAGGAGAAAAGGGCGACGCAGCTGACCTTGGAGAGCAAGAGGTCGTGTAAGGTGTGCGGCGCCTGGTACAGGCAGCTGGGCAGTTTGATCAGCCACGTCTGGAACCACGCAGGCGACCCGCAGGGCGTCTGCGGCGCCTGCGGAGAGAAGTTTGAGTCTGCAGACGAGCTAAAGGAGCATCTTCGAAACCACCAGAAGGTCCACAGCTGCCAGCACTGCGGCAAGACGTTCGTCTCCGTCCAGAGCCTCAACCTCCACGAGGCCAAGCACACCGGAGAGAGTCGGTTCAAATGCGGCGTCTGCAGTAAAACCTTCACCAACATGGCCTCCCTGAACTACCACCAATGGCTGCATGTGGAGGACAAGCCACACAAGTGTGACGTCTGCCTCAAGACATTCGGCTTGGAATCGCACCTCGTATCCCACAAAAAGCTGCACACGGTCAAGGAAAAACACGTCTGCGACGTCTGCAACAGGTCGTTCCGCCTTCGCCGCGCCATGACCCAGCACCGCCTGACCCACTCTGACGACAAGCAGTACGCCTGCGACGTCTGCGGGAAGCGCTTCAAACTCGAGGGTTCGCTGAAGGTCCACGCCAAGACGCACACGGAGAGGGACCGGACGTTCCTGTGCCACGTCTGCTGCCGGACATTCCTGTGGAAGGGAACGCTGATGGCTCACCTGAAGACCCACAGCAGCGTCCGGCCGTTCGTCTGCGCCGTCTGCACCAAGGGCTTCTGGTTCAAGTGCGACCTGAAGAAGCACATGAGGATCCACTCCGACGAGGCGCCGTACGAGTGCTCCGAGTGCGGCCGGCGCTTCAAGCAGAAGGCCAACCTGGACAGCCACATCAAGATCCACCTGGGCATCAAGAGGTTCGTGTGCGCCGAGTGTGGGAAGGAATGCTCCCGACGGGAACACCTGAAGGTCCACATGAGGACCCACAACGGAGACAAACCCTACAAGTGCAGCGTCTGCGACAGGGCCTTCACCCAGAGCCACTGTCTGAAAACACACATGAAGAGCCACCCGACGGAGGGAAACCTGGACCTGGATCCGACCCAGACTCAAGAGATGGACGAAAACCCAGCTCTGGACCCGTCTCAGAGCCACGAGATGGAAGGAGACCCGGTTCTGGATCCATCAGAAACCTGA